The Triticum aestivum cultivar Chinese Spring chromosome 7B, IWGSC CS RefSeq v2.1, whole genome shotgun sequence genome window below encodes:
- the LOC123157581 gene encoding disease resistance protein RGA2, translated as MPTTEYADDVLDDFEYEGLRRKVQISESTSRKVLSYVTRHSPLLFRFAMSRKLKTVLNKIKELVVEMNTFGLEDYVSREELQRPWRQTHSKLDESAEIFGRGDDKEGLVKLLLDPQDQRKVQVLPIFGMGGLGKTTLAKMVYNDQDVQQHFELKMWHCVSENFDVIAIVKSIIELATNERCNLPDNIELLQKKLDEVIGQKRFFLVLDDVWNEEKKLWEDELKPLLCCAGGPGSVIVVTCRSKQVASIMSTVKPHELAFLSEEDSWKLFSNNAFSNGVEEQTELVTIGRRITLGGLLSSKQQVHEWRAIEESNIGDNDVKPILMLSYKHLSYEMKQCFAFCALFPKDYEMQKDMLMQLWMANGFIQEEGTLDLTQKAEFIFHELLCRSFLQEMKVKCGIYYGGREYETIHCKMHDLMHDLARDITNECVTIEELMEHKALVKNARHLQLSKVKLEKKCEVFDEKTSLRTLLDTSRTHKDSKWLPHVSLRALQSVCSSFKAENANHLRYLDLSSCSVDAKLLHSICLLYNLQTLRLNDCSELQQLPEDMMISLGKLIHLYLFGCDKLEGMPRNIGQLNNLHTLTTFIVDTRDGCGIEELKDLRHLSNRLELYNLRKIKSAKHAKEANLHQKQNLSELLFSWCLRRYDNPVNEACNAEEVLQSLEPHSKMQMLELYGYDGLEIPRWMRDPHMFHCLRKLIIFKWTRCKNIPAVWLSPLLEYLSLVGMYKLKTLCDNLCIEDGGRSTPLRIFPKLKEIVLGNLHSLEGWAENSAGVSIDSLGTFPVLEEVDILRCPKLPSIPLSPVLKVLNISGYYLEVELQDIPRLPTSLEILRIQCFGGLVALPSNLGDLAKLSYLMVNSCSSLKGLPDGMDGLTSLQKLAITHCPAIEEFPNGLLQRLPTLDRLTIAGCPELQRRCREGGEYFNHLVHIPYKYIEAESEFGAEAESEYIEPEAESSGKKFLRRLLPSCVNSKSDCESDNN; from the exons ATGCCGACGACGGAATATGCCGACGACGTCCTTGACGACTTTGAGTACGAGGGGCTGCGCCGCAAAGTCCAGATCAGCGAGTCCACTTCCCGCAAGGTACTCAGCTATGTCACACGCCACAGTCCGCTGCTCTTCCGTTTTGCCATGAGCAGGAAGCTCAAGACTGTCCTCAATAAGATCAAAGAGCTGGTTGTGGAGATGAACACGTTTGGCCTTGAGGATTATGTGAGTCGGGAGGAGCTCCAACGTCCTTGGCGGCAGACGCACTCCAAACTGGATGAGTCTGCCGAGATCTTTGGAAGAGGTGATGACAAGGAGGGATTGGTGAAGTTGCTGCTAGACCCGCAAGATCAGAGGAAGGTGCAGGTGCTTCCCATCTTCGGTATGGGAGGTCTTGGCAAGACGACACTTGCTAAGATGGTGTACAATGACCAAGATGTCCAGCAACATTTTGAGTTGAAGATGTGGCACTGTGTGTCAGAGAATTTTGATGTTATTGCTATTGTGAAATCCATCATTGAATTGGCTACAAATGAGAGGTGCAACCTGCCTGACAACATCGAATTATTACAGAAGAAACTTGACGAAGTCATTGGCCAGAAGAGGTTTTTTCTGGTTCTCGATGATGTATGGAATGAAGAGAAGAAGTTGTGGGAGGATGAACTGAAGCCACTATTGTGCTGTGCTGGTGGACCAGGAAGTGTCATAGTGGTCACATGTCGAAGCAAGCAAGTGGCCTCTATAATGTCCACTGTTAAGCCCCATGAGCTAGCATTTTTGAGTGAAGAAGATTCATGGAAACTATTCTCGAACAACGCATTCAGCAATGGTGTAGAGGAGCAAACAGAGTTAGTCACCATCGGAAGACGTATT ACACTGGGTGGTTTGCTGAGTTCAAAGCAACAAGTACATGAATGGAGGGCAATTGAAGAAAGTAACATTGGGGATAATGATGTCAAGCCCATACTAATGTTAAGCTACAAACACCTATCATATGAAATGAAGCAATGCTTTGCATTCTGTGCACTTTTCCCCAAGGATTATGAGATGCAGAAGGATATGTTGATGCAACTATGGATGGCAAATGGCTTTATTCAAGAAGAGGGAACACTGGATTTAACACAAAAAGCAGAATTCATTTTTCATGAATTGCTTTGTAGGTCCTTCCTGCAAGAAATGAAAGTCAAATGTGGTATATATTATGGTGGCAGAGAATATGAGACAATACATTGTAAAATGCATGACTTGATGCATGACTTGGCCAGAGATATCACCAATGAATGTGTCACCATAGAAGAATTGATGGAACATAAAGCATTGGTAAAAAATGCCCGTCACCTGCAATTGTCGAAGGTTAAACTGGAAAAGAAATGTGAGGTGTTTGATGAAAAAACATCTCTCCGCACTTTGTTAGATACTTCAAGGACACACAAGGATTCGAAATGGCTGCCACATGTATCATTACGAGCATTGCAGAGTGTTTGCAGTAGTTTCAAGGCCGAAAATGCAA ACCATTTACGGTATCTTGACCTCTCCAGTTGTAGCGTCGATGCTAAATTGCTGCATTCAATATGTCTATTGTATAACCTGCAAACATTGAGGCTCAATGATTGCTCTGAGTTACAACAGTTACCAGAAGACATGATGATAAGCCTGGGAAAGCTCATACATCTTTATCTTTTTGGATGTGATAAGTTGGAGGGGATGCCTCGAAACATTGGTCAGCTGAACAACCTTCACACACTAACAACATTTATTGTGGATACTAGAGATGGTTGTGGTATTGAGGAGCTCAAAGACTTGCGACACCTTAGCAATAGGCTGGAACTGTACAACTTGAGAAAAATAAAGAGTGCAAAGCATGCAAAAGAAGCCAATCTCCATCAGAAGCAAAATCTTAGTGAGTTgttgttctcttggtgccttaGAAGGTATGACAATCCTGTAAATGAAGCATGCAACGCGGAGGAAGTGCTCCAGTCTCTAGAACCTCATAGCAAGATGCAAATGTTGGAGTTATATGGATATGATGGCCTAGAAATACCACGATGGATGAGAGACCCACATATGTTTCATTGCTTAAGAAAACTCATAATTTTCAAATGGACAAGGTGTAAGAATATACCTGCAGTATGGTTGTCACCGTTGCTGGAGTACTTATCCTTAGTCGGAATGTATAAACTGAAGACATTATGTGATAACCTTTGCATAGAAGACGGAGGACGCAGTACCCCTCTACGGATTTTTCCAAAGTTGAAGGAGATAGTCTTGGGAAATCTACATAGTCTAGAGGGATGGGCAGAGAACAGCGCGGGAGTGTCTATTGATAGCTTAGGTACATTCCCGGTGCTTGAGGAGGTAGATATCCTTAGGTGCCCTAAGCTTCCAAGTATTCCACTGAGCCCCGTTCTCAAAGTCCTGAACATATCGGGTTATTACCTGGAGGTGGAGTTGCAGGATATTCCAAGGTTGCCTACATCCCTTGAAATTTTGCGGATTCAATGCTTTGGAGGTTTGGTGGCACTGCCTTCAAACCTTGGAGATCTGGCAAAGCTGAGCTACCTAATGGTGAATAGCTGCAGCAGCCTGAAAGGGTTGCCTGATGGAATGGATGGCCTCACTTCTCTTCAGAAATTGGCAATCACTCATTGTCCAGCGATAGAGGAATTCCCGAATGGTCTCCTTCAGCGGTTGCCAACCCTTGACCGCCTAACCATAGCGGGCTGCCCCGAGTTGCAAAGACGATGCAGAGAAGGTGGGGAGTATTTCAACCACTTGGTCCATATCCCATATAAATACATTGAAGCAGAATCAGAATTTGGAGCAGAAGCAGAATCAGAATACATTGAACCAGAAGCAGAATCCAGTGGAAAGAAGTTTCTAAGAAGGCTCCTCCCCTCCTGTGTTAACTCGAAGTCTGACTGTGAGTCTGACAATAACTGA